In the genome of Spirochaetia bacterium, one region contains:
- a CDS encoding NADP-dependent isocitrate dehydrogenase, which produces MDKIQMKTPIVELDGDEMTRILWKMIKDELIIPYVDLKSNYYDLGLVNREKTKDQVTVDAANAIKQLGVGVKCATITPNEQRMSEYHLTEKYKSPNGTLRAILDGTVFRTPITIDSIKPVVRNWKKPITIARHAYGDVYKATEYRVEEPGKAELLFTGESGKTVRKTIYEFECPGVLQAQYNKDNSITSFAHSCFKFALATHQDLWFSSKDTISKSYDQRFRQIFQDLYEDTYKQKFEEAGLTYFYTLIDDAVARVIRSEGGFIWACKNYDGDVMSDMVSTAFGSLAMMTSVLVSPDGKYEYEAAHGTVTRHYYRYLKGEDTSTNPMATIYAWTGALKKRGELDGLHDLSQFADQLEAACMQTLDDGIMTKDLAHLAEGIKVTAVNTAQFISAIRKHLDAIRG; this is translated from the coding sequence GTGGATAAAATTCAGATGAAAACCCCTATCGTCGAACTCGATGGCGATGAGATGACAAGGATTCTCTGGAAAATGATCAAGGATGAACTTATCATCCCTTATGTTGATTTGAAGAGCAATTACTATGACCTTGGACTGGTAAACCGGGAAAAGACCAAGGACCAGGTAACCGTCGATGCGGCCAATGCCATCAAGCAGCTTGGAGTAGGTGTCAAATGTGCTACGATTACGCCAAATGAACAGCGTATGAGTGAGTATCACCTGACAGAAAAATATAAAAGTCCCAATGGTACACTCAGGGCTATCTTGGATGGTACGGTTTTCCGTACACCGATTACCATCGATTCCATCAAACCTGTGGTCAGGAATTGGAAGAAACCCATTACCATCGCCAGACATGCCTATGGTGACGTGTACAAGGCGACTGAATACAGGGTAGAGGAACCTGGCAAGGCTGAACTGCTGTTTACCGGGGAAAGTGGCAAGACGGTGCGCAAGACCATCTATGAATTCGAGTGTCCCGGAGTGCTTCAGGCACAGTACAACAAGGACAATTCAATAACCAGCTTTGCCCATAGTTGTTTCAAGTTTGCTCTTGCCACGCATCAGGATCTATGGTTTTCAAGCAAGGATACGATCAGCAAAAGCTATGACCAGCGTTTCAGACAGATTTTCCAGGACCTGTACGAAGACACATACAAGCAGAAATTCGAAGAAGCTGGCCTGACATATTTCTATACGCTTATCGATGATGCCGTTGCCAGGGTCATCCGCAGCGAAGGTGGGTTCATCTGGGCCTGCAAGAACTACGATGGGGACGTCATGTCCGATATGGTTTCCACAGCTTTCGGTTCCTTGGCCATGATGACAAGCGTACTTGTTTCTCCGGATGGAAAGTACGAGTATGAGGCAGCTCACGGTACGGTAACCAGGCATTACTATCGGTATCTGAAAGGCGAAGATACTTCAACAAATCCTATGGCAACCATCTATGCTTGGACGGGAGCACTGAAGAAGCGTGGAGAACTCGATGGCTTGCATGATCTTTCACAGTTTGCAGATCAGCTGGAAGCTGCCTGCATGCAGACGCTTGACGATGGGATAATGACGAAGGACCTTGCTCATTTGGCAGAAGGTATCAAGGTGACCGCAGTCAATACGGCCCAGTTCATCAGTGCGATCAGAAAGCATCTGGATGCCATCAGAGGCTAA